The following coding sequences are from one Plasmodium gaboni strain SY75 chromosome 10, whole genome shotgun sequence window:
- a CDS encoding glycophorin binding protein, which translates to MEVGKKNEKKSSLFSFHTKKIILVCGIIYVSLWNVNICGDQYQKAADFNFRESRVLAESKKASTKKAKTTLRKTKQTTLTSSDPEGQVLKAFAADPEYVKNLEFFHHVLSNTDPNDNVEGSFDPEGQVVKAFAADPEYVKNLEFFHHVLSNTDPNDNVEGSFDPEGQVVKAFAADPEYRKHLQFFHHVLSNTDPNDDVEGSVDPEGQVLKAFAADPEYRKHLNWLHQVLSNTDPNDNVEGSFDPEGQVVNAFAADPEYRKHLQFFHHVLTHNE; encoded by the exons ATGGAAGtgggaaaaaaaaatgagaaGAAAAGTTCCTTATTTTCATTCCATAccaaaaaaattatattagTTTGTggaataatatatgtatcCTTATGG aaTGTTAACATATGCGGAGACCAATACCAAAAGGCTGCAGATTTTAATTTTAGAGAAAGCAGAGTTTTAGCTGAAAGCAAAAAAGCTAGTACAAAAAAAGCGAAGACTACATTAAGAAAAACTAAGCAGACAACTTTAACTAGCTCCGATCCAGAAGGACAAGTATTAAAAGCATTTGCTGCTGATCCAGAATATGTTAAAAACTTAGAATTCTTTCACCACGTATTAAGTAACACCGATCCAAATGATAATGTAGAAGGTAGTTTCGATCCAGAAGGTCAAGTAGTTAAAGCATTTGCTGCTGATCCAGAATATGTTAAAAACTTAGAATTCTTTCACCACGTATTAAGTAATACCGACCCAAATGATAATGTAGAAGGTAGTTTCGATCCAGAAGGTCAAGTAGTTAAAGCATTTGCTGCTGATCCAGAATATCGTAAACACTTACAATTCTTTCACCACGTATTAAGTAACACCGATCCAAATGATGATGTAGAAGGTAGCGTTGATCCAGAAGGACAAGTATTGAAAGCATTTGCTGCTGATCCTGAATATCGCAAACACTTAAATTGGCTTCATCAAGTATTAAGTAACACCGACCCAAATGATAATGTAGAAGGTAGCTTTGATCCAGAAGGACAAGTAGTTAATGCATTTGCTGCTGATCCAGAATATCGCAAACATTTACAATTCTTTCACCACGTATTAACTCACAATGAATAA
- a CDS encoding serine/threonine protein kinase, FIKK family → MTLMNKSYILFGERFKINFVNIKSKKEKYLSDYSCKNKGMSKYGNCIVHILYFTWLVLGTLYIFLSIFHRDGIKNISELFIIQRYNRCLAEFDNVSNIFNWNVFKQVINKIKNLDIVLENDYEDVDKNEKHILPKINVKEKWNKYRPRSNKIKKALTKIEIKDNLNRFINCLNTDRLEIVNDNSSDNNYYDIISDEENYINELNSKYIYNWNLGKKSLCKMLENADNYYINGVKYSDWKLTSIPTHGYNKENGRVQEMFKTYVSSKEGDGTDKVGLFIKKIPIYIWLKQFELMNAYNGEYVLCGENYVMEATTLAFLNEYYPGITPKLYKILYEPEKKEYDIENNTPDCMFHDINVFNDILSARLKCNMNGYIVIISELFGEDIYKYLTKQKKKNIFALHNYMKRKKILFECLNALRKLHDAGLSHLDISPQNILISYNFEIRLCDLAKSTPIYTSNLRHLKDMNGLYLFESCVPTIGKIRSMPPECWELSRKYIRMKICEPLEQLTPITDLDERTPFYFDVISADKFMLGVLFIWIWNNDYLWKCSDIEQDIDFLIFSKCDMDVNVFELTRTWPYELKKIIQKLLQLERRKNLNLHELCAHPWWFSKM, encoded by the exons ATGACTCTTATGAATAAAagttatattttatttggAGAAAGGTTTAAGATtaattttgtaaatataaaaagtaagAAGGAAAAATATCTTAGTGATTATAGTTGTAAAAACAAGGGCATGAGTAAATATGGAAATTGTATagttcatattttatattttacatgGCTTGTTTTGGGAActctatatatatttttatcg ATATTTCATAGGGATGgaataaaaaacatatcagaattatttattattcaaaGATACAATCGATGCTTAGCCGAGTTTGATAATGTtagtaatatatttaattgGAATGTGTTTAAACAGgttattaataaaataaagaacCTAGATATTGTTTTGGAGAATGATTATGAAGATGTTGATAAGAATGAAAAACATATACTTCCTAAAATCAATGTGAAAGAAAAATGGAATAAATATAGACCACGTtctaataaaataaaaaaggCCTTAACTAAAATTGAAATTAAGGATAATTTAAATCGTTTTATAAATTGTTTAAATACAGATAGATTAGAAATAGTTAATGACAATAGTTCTGacaataattattatgatatcATAAGTGACgaagaaaattatataaacgAATTAAAttctaaatatatatataattggAATCTAGGTAAAAAATCTTTATGTAAAATGTTAGAAAATGCagataattattatattaatgGAGTCAAATATTCTGATTGGAAATTAACATCTATACCTACACATGgttataataaagaaaatggTAGAGTTCAAGAAATGTTTAAAACATATGTATCCTCTAAAGAAGGAGATGGTACTGATAAAGTAGGATTATTTATTAAGAAAATacctatatatatatggttAAAACAATTTGAATTAATGAATGCATATAATGGAGAATATGTATTATGTGGAGAAAATTATGTTATGGAAGCTACTACATTAGCATTcttaaatgaatattatcCAGGAATTACTCctaaattatataaaatattatatgaacctgaaaaaaaggaatatgATATTGAAAATAACACACCTGATTGTATGTTTCatgatataaatgtttttaaTGATATTTTAAGTGCTAGattaaaatgtaatatGAATGGTTATATTGTCATTATATCTGAATTATTTGGAGaagatatttataaatatttaacaaaacaaaaaaaaaaaaatatttttgcattacataattatatgaaaagaaaaaaaattctttttgAATGTTTAAATGCTTTAAGAAAATTACATGATGCAGGTTTATCTCATCTTGATATTAGTCcacaaaatattttaatatcatACAACTTTGAAATAAGATTATGTGATCTAGCCAAAAGTACACCAATATACACTAGTAATTTAAGACATTTAAAGGATATGAATGgattatatttatttgaatcATGTGTACCTACTATTGGGAAAATCAGATCTATGCCTCCAGAATGTTGGGAATTATctagaaaatatataagaatgAAAATATGTGAACCTTTAGAACAGTTAACACCTATAACAGATTTGGATGAAAGAACACCTTTCTATTTTGATGTAATAAGTGCTGATAAATTTATGTTAGGTGTCTTATTTATTTGGATATGGAATAATGATTATTTGTGGAAATGTTCAGATATCGAACAAGATATAGACttcttaatattttctaaatGTGACATGGATGTTAATGTATTTGAATTAACAAGAACTTGGCCATATGAGCTCAAGAAAATAATTCAG aaaTTACTCCAATTGGAACGAAGGAAGAATTTAAATTTACATGAACTTTGTGCTCATCCATGGTGGTTTTCTAaaatgtaa